The window ATGCACATGAAACCATTTTTGCACTGATTTGATGTATACTATCACAGAGGCAATGCTAAGAAACTGTCGACGATGCAAATTATCGGACCCGTCTACCTCAAtctagttttgtttgttcatgaTCTCAAGGTACACTCATGGGTCATGGTGATAGGAGCAGTGAACAGAAAGTGCGCTATTAGAGCAAATTGTATGCACTAGTATACGATTAATGtggataaacaaatgataggCGCAGTCTTGCGCTCGTTTATTATGAAGTACACTTCACATGATGAAATCATCACCTATGCTAGAAGAACAAAAAACACGCACACATTTGATAGCCTCCCGTAGGCCCCAGAAAGGAAGTGGACTTCGAACTTCTTATTGTCTGCAATCGTTCATTTTTAGCATGTTGGATCTTCTGCACTTCCACTTGAGTTTGCGACACGCAGTTAGAGCGAAGATGACTGGAGTTTCTCCGTCGAGCCTCTGGCCTCGGCCGTTCTGGATGCTCCTTGTTTTTGCATTCCTACCTGGACCTGTCATTGAAGCTGCCAGATTTTTGCTTCCCGCCACCTCCCTGGCCAGCACCAGGAGTCACTATATGGGACTGAGCACGATTTCCAGAGAACTGGTAATACGAGGACATGATGTCACTTTACTGCTCCTGGATAGGCGGGGAACGGCTGGCATGCTAGAAGGCTCTTACACCGATAACATCACTTACCCAAACTCAAAATCCGATGAGGAACTATCCGCTATTCAGCAAGACATTTTAAGTTCAATGGATCTAGGTCACTCGAATCTGACAATTTCACagattttcaagaagatgggGGATTTTTACAGCTATATGAACTTTGGTTGCTACGAACTATTCCGACATGAGGAATCTTTGCAGAAgctaaagaagaaaaagtttgaTATGGTGCTCTCCTCGCCGGTGATAGATGCTTGTGACTCTCTGATCAGTGCTTACCTGAATGTATCCTTGACTGTAATCACAGGAACCCGACGCACTCCGACTTTCAACGAAGACATCTTCGGTATACCTGTCCCAAGCTCGTATACCCCATACAGCTTCGCTGTTAGTCTTCCTTCCAACATGAACTTTTGGCAGCGAGTAGTAAATTTTGTGACGCGATACACAATTCATCCCGTGCTTGAGTATTTCACTATAACTGTGCCAATCGGCAGGCTGCAGGCGATGTATGACATCAGAAGAGAACTTAGTCCGAAGCAACTGCTTCAGAGGGCCGACCTCTGGTTGTGTCACACCACTTTTGCACTGGACTCTGCCAGACCCATTTCACCAAACTGGGTTCCTGTAGC of the Diadema setosum chromosome 16, eeDiaSeto1, whole genome shotgun sequence genome contains:
- the LOC140239990 gene encoding UDP-glucuronosyltransferase 2C1-like; this translates as MTGVSPSSLWPRPFWMLLVFAFLPGPVIEAARFLLPATSLASTRSHYMGLSTISRELVIRGHDVTLLLLDRRGTAGMLEGSYTDNITYPNSKSDEELSAIQQDILSSMDLGHSNLTISQIFKKMGDFYSYMNFGCYELFRHEESLQKLKKKKFDMVLSSPVIDACDSLISAYLNVSLTVITGTRRTPTFNEDIFGIPVPSSYTPYSFAVSLPSNMNFWQRVVNFVTRYTIHPVLEYFTITVPIGRLQAMYDIRRELSPKQLLQRADLWLCHTTFALDSARPISPNWVPVAGYTTKAVKPLPQKLEAFIEGSGEDGFIIFALGSMVASISDESVTNAIAKVFSELKQRVVWRYVGPTPANLGNNTLISDWLPQSDLLGHPKARLLIYHGGSAGVHEAVYFGVPMVIMPLFGDQPANAAAVADRGLGVVIDRSTITEDKFRKAVRQVLDDPRYKINAAKASAIFQDDLMKPLDRAIFWIEHVVKFGGAHLRTRANDLNFITRNCLDVLAVIMASVLLTMHVFVRLCRLLARCCCARNRGQKVKAD